A DNA window from Falco peregrinus isolate bFalPer1 chromosome 8, bFalPer1.pri, whole genome shotgun sequence contains the following coding sequences:
- the LOC129785016 gene encoding LOW QUALITY PROTEIN: protocadherin gamma-A12-like (The sequence of the model RefSeq protein was modified relative to this genomic sequence to represent the inferred CDS: deleted 2 bases in 2 codons) — MCAAGRRWGRRERALLWCVLLAAWEAAWGQLRYSVPEEMPKGSFVGDVAKDLALQLPALPDRGVSLVCEGKAQYFALHGKTGHLVTAESIDREQLCRLVEKCVLRCEVIVDGEMKVYGVDVEITDINDNAPRFREAEKELRMSEMTAPGLRFPLAEAHDPDAGANSLQSYELSGDEHFSLAVQAGPGGDQRPELVLAKALDREEVAFHELVLRASDGGEPARTGTARIRVAVLDANDNAPQFSQAEYTVRVPEDVPVGSVLLTVTAADADEGLNGHVKYSFKRISDRASEHFYLDTETGEISVKGAVDFEDMSSHQMELQAYDGGGLSDTAKVAISVTDVNDNAPEISVRSALSAISEDAPSGTVVALLHVQDRDSGANGEVRCSIGEGLPFRLEKSFEGYYRVVTARELDREEVAEYNVTVRAADGGSPSLWSGAVLALRVLDVNDNAPVFAEARYSARLPENNAAGALVLTVRAADADWGQNARVRYRLSEGRVRGAPLSSYVSVQAETGALYALRSFDYEEVREVGLWVRAEDGGAPALSSNVSVRLVIVDENDNAPQVLYPPAAPGAGWAGVELAPRSAEPGALVAKVVAVDADAGQNAWLSYELAKATEPGLFRVGLHSGEVRTARFPLARDAARQSLVVVVKDHGRPALSATATLTVVLAESVAELLSELGSAAAAPGEPAGSLTRWLVVAVAAVSCLFLAFLLLLLALRLRRWRRSQLLAAGSGAARGVPASHFVGIDGVRAFLHSYSHEVSLTADSRKSQLRLSAGSCCDTLPARPPPDEPAPLLGDDPAAPPVSASARAWLPFLPAALEFLAAPCLPSAHAGKAAAAAGTGPRCAPASRSRGARAWLAHPALRLRWQAGALRAPGALSRGWRGEEA, encoded by the exons ATGTGCGCGGCGGGGAGGCGCTGGGGCCGGCGGGAGCGAGCCCTGCTCTGGTGCGTCCTGCTGGCGGCGTGGGAGGCGGCGTGGGGGCAGCTGCGCTACTCGGTGCCCGAGGAGATGCCGAAGGGCTCGTTCGTGGGCGACGTGGCCAAGGACCTGGCGCTGCAGCTGCCCGCGCTCCCCGACCGCGGCGTGAGCCTTGTCTGCGAAGGTAAGGCGCAGTATTTCGCCCTGCACGGGAAGACGGGACATTTGGTGACGGCGGAGAGTATAgacagagagcagctctgccgGCTGGTGGAGAAATGCGTGCTGCGCTGTGAGGTGATAGTGGACGGGGAAATGAAGGTTTACGGCGTCGACGTGGAGATCACGGACATTAACGACAACGCGCCCCGCTTCcgagaggcagaaaaagaactGCGAATGAGCGAGATGACAGCGCCGGGGTTGCGGTTTCCCTTGGCCGAGGCTCACGACCCAGACGCGGGAGCGAATTCCCTGCAGAGCTACGAGCTGAGCGGCGACGAGCACTTCTCGCTGGCCGTGCAGGCGGGCCCCGGCGGGGACCAGCGCCCCGAGCTGGTGCTGGCCAAGGCGCTGGACCGGGAGGAGGTGGCGTTCCACGAGCTGGTGCTGAGGGCGAGCGACGGCGGCGAGCCGGCACGGACGGGCACGGCCCGGATCCGCGTGGCCGTGCTGGACGCGAACGACAACGCGCCCCAGTTCAGCCAGGCCGAGTACACGGTGCGTGTGCCGGAGGACGTGCCCGTGGGCTCCGTCCTCCTCACCGTCACGGCCGCCGACGCCGACGAGGGGCTGAACGGGCAcgtgaaatacagttttaaaagaatttcAGACAGAGCGTCAGAACATTTTTACCTAGACACTGAGACTGGGGAAATATCCGTTAAGGGGGCTGTGGACTTCGAGGACATGTCCTCACATCAAATGGAACTTCAGGCATATGACGGCGGAGGTCTCTCCGACACTGCCAAAGTCGCAATCAGCGTGACAGACGTGAACGACAACGCGCCCGAGATTTCTGTGCGGTCGGCGCTGAGCGCGATCTCCGAGGACGCGCCGTCGGGGACGGTGGTGGCCCTGCTGCACGTGCAGGACCGGGACTCGGGGGCGAACGGCGAGGTGCGGTGCAGCATCGGCGAGGGGCTGCCGTTCCGGCTGGAGAAGTCGTTTGAGGGCTACTACCGCGTGGTGACGGCGAGGGAGCTGGACCGGGAGGAG GTGGCGGAGTACAACGTGACGGTGCGGGCGGCGGACGGCGGGTCGCCGTCGCTGTGGAGCGGCGCG GTGCTGGCGCTGCGGGTGCTGGACGTGAACGACAACGCGCCGGTGTTCGCGGAGGCGCGCTACAGCGCCCGGCTGCCCGAGAACAACGCGGCGGGCGCGCTGGTGCTGACGGTGCGGGCGGCGGACGCGGACTGGGGTCAGAACGCGCGCGTGCGGTACCGGCTGTCGGAGGGGCGGGTGCGCGGCGCGCCGCTCTCGTCCTACGTGTCGGTGCAGGCGGAGACGGGCGCGCTGTACGCGCTGCGCTCCTTCGACTACGAGGAGGTGCGCGaggtggggctgtgggtgcgGGCGGAGGACGGCGGCGCGCCGGCGCTGAGCAGCAACGTGTCGGTGCGGCTCGTGATCGTGGACGAGAACGACAACGCGCCGCAGGTGCTGTACCCGCCGGCGGCGCCGGGCGCGGGCTGGGCGGGCGTGGAGCTGGCGCCGCGCTCGGCGGAGCCCGGGGCGCTGGTGGCCAAGGTGGTGGCGGTGGACGCGGACGCGGGGCAGAACGCGTGGCTGTCGTACGAGCTGGCCAAGGCGACGGAGCCGGGGCTGTTCCGCGTGGGGCTGCACAGCGGCGAGGTGCGCACGGCGCGCTTCCCGCTGGCCCGCGACGCGGCGCGGCAgagcctggtggtggtggtgaaggacCACGGGCGGCCGGCGCTGTCGGCCACGGCCACGCTGACCGTGGTGCTGGCCGAGAGCGTGGCCGAGCTGCTCTCGGAGCtgggcagcgcggcggcggcgccgggcgaGCCGGCCGGCAGCCTGACGCGCTGGCTGGTGGTGGCCGTGGCGGCCGTGTCCTGCCTCTTCCTcgccttcctgctgctgctgctggcgctgcGCCTGCGGCGCTGGCGCCGCTCGCAGCTGctggcggcgggcagcggcgccgcGCGCGGCGTCCCGGCCTCGCACTTCGTGGGCATCGACGGCGTCCGCGCCTTCCTGCACTCCTACTCGCACGAGGTGTCGCTCACCGCCGACTCGCGCAAGAGCCAGCTCCGCTTGTCGGCCGGCAGCTGCTGCGACACCctcccggcccggccgccgcccgaCGAGCCCGCGCCGCTGCTCGGCGACgaccccgccgcgcccccggtGAGTGCCTCTGCCCGCGCTTGGCTGCCTTTCCTTCCTGCCGCTCTGGAGTTTCTCGCTGCCCCTTGCCTTCCCTCTGCGCACGCAGGCAAGGCCGCGGCAGCTGCGGGCACAGGGCCTCGGTGCGCTCCTGCCTCTCGTTCCCGCGGGGCCCGTGCCTGGCTGGCTCATCCGGCGCTCCGGCTGCGGTGGCAGGCAGGGGCGCTGAGGGCCCCTGGCGCTCTCtcgcggggctggcggggggagGAGGCGTAG